In Lonchura striata isolate bLonStr1 chromosome 2, bLonStr1.mat, whole genome shotgun sequence, a single genomic region encodes these proteins:
- the GPR156 gene encoding putative G-protein coupled receptor 156 has translation MEPGFNCSELCDGSSSFGSQEQQQRALQELCTVTVTSFDRSMKSSPSFSAGLLGVVWTFLTGGVLLALFFFIFTIRFRKNRIVKMSSPNLNIVTLLGSGLTYTSAYLFGIQEQSLPSGDSMEKLIQVRLCLLCVGTSLVFGPVLGKSWRLYKVFTQRVPDKRVIIKDLQLLGMVAALVLADTVLLLTWVFSDPVQCFRSLSVSLRATEKGMTCSVSRVQSCASLYSDLWLVLILGFKSILLLYGTYLAGLTDNVSSSPVNQSLTLIVGVNLVFLAAGTICLVHRFFCSWHNLLFGFTSGGIFVCTTTINCFIFVPQLKQWKAFEEESQTMSHMAKYFTSPSRSCRSVYSEEQLYQLIGEKNSMKQLLTEKNAVIESLQEQVSSAKEKLMRLMSAESGCDPCVLPAAPCTWSSGQPGDAPGDCCPPDPEREEWQPPCLPGTSPLGSNAQALQKNATQEPVCTQVLLFNAGDNTEHGLKDVQECGTPAVQGQPPEQLPGQDNSAGVAWESFPKVSYVNSEKLWEILQELSLDGKNHSPALSARPPLGNQGTSGEQGETRVGQEGYPGIHTPLSPYLVRHQRRIPLPPASARFPGHVSPRASCRVKEVGSWVRGESAHNSLGTGGDMAGRGLLHRPAPSPAAMPREASLRPEGWLGWPESQGASSCIPQEQRRRQGAPRGPAEPSLRSLYYYPDSDSSSSSSEMFHGCHRPCCEVCFQSPRGSLDSSSTDTDTEPSDCEEHQTEHHGRPQPVVNFKDDLKPTFV, from the exons ATGGAGCCGGGATTCaactgctctgagctctgcGATGGCAGCTCCAGTTTtggcagccaggagcagcagcagcgggccctgcaggagctctgcacTGTGACAGTG ACTTCGTTTGACCGCAGTATGAAGAGCTCCCCATCCTTCTCTGCTGGTCTCCTGGGAGTTGTGTGGACATTCCTGACTGGAGGAGTCCTGCTAGCACTCTTCTTTTTCATCTTCACTATTCGCTTCAGGAAAAACAG GATTGTGAAGATGTCCAGCCCCAATCTCAACATTGTAACCCTGCTTGGCAGTGGCTTGACTTACACAAGTGCTTACCTCTTTGGGATtcaggagcagagcctgccATCTGGAGACTCAATGGAAAAGCTTATTCAG GTgaggctgtgcctgctgtgcGTGGGGACCTCCCTGGTGTTCGGGCCTGTCCTGGGGAAGAGCTGGCGGCTCTACAAGGTGTTCACCCAGCGGGTGCCCGACAAGCGGGTG ATTATCAAAGACCTGCAGTTGCTGGGAATGGTAGCAGCATTGGTGCTGGCAGACACTGTCTTGCTCTTGACCTGGGTGTTCTCTGACCCAGTCCAGTGCTTCCGAAGCCTCAGCGTCTCACTGCGG GCAACAGAGAAAGGCATGACGTGCTCCGTGAGCCGGGTGCAGTCCTGTGCATCGCTCTATTCTGATCTTTGGCTCGTTCTCATTTTAGGCTTTAAG agTATCCTCCTGCTATACGGGACCTACTTGGCCGGTCTGACCGACAATGTCAGCTCCTCACCAGTGAACCAGTCCCTGACACTCATCGTCGGGGTCAACCTCGTTTTTCTGGCTGCTGGTACCATCTGCTTAGTTCACCGTTTTTTCTGTTCTTGGCACAATTTGCTGTTTGGTTTTACCTCTGGAGGCATCTTTGTTTGTACAACCACGATCAACTGCTTCATCTTTGTCCCACAG CTCAAGCAGTGGAAAGCCTTTGAAGAAGAAAGCCAAACCATGAGCCACATGGCAAAATATTTCACCAGCCCGAGCAGGAGCTGCCGCTCAGTGTACAGCGAGGAGCAGCTCTACCAGCTCATAGGGGAGAAAAACTCTATGAAGCAGCTGCTCACCGAG AAAAACGCCGTGATCGAAAGCCTGCAGGAGCAAGTGAGCAGCGCCAAGGAGAAGCTGATGAGGCTGATGTCTGCGGAGAGCGGCTGCGACCcctgtgtgctgccagcagctccctgcacttGGAGCTCAGGGCAGCCTGGGGATGCACCAGGGGACTGCTGCCCCCCGGATCCGGAGAGGGAGGAGTGGCAGCCCCCCTGTTTGCCGGGTACATCACCTCTTGGCAGCAATGCTCAGGCCCTCCAGAAAAATGCAACTCAGGAGCCTGTTTGCACTCAGGTGCTGCTTTTTAATGCAGGAGACAACACTGAACATGGCCTGAAAGATGTCCAGGAGTGTGGAACacctgcagtgcaggggcagcctccagagcagctgccaggccAAGACAACTCCGCTGGCGTAGCCTGGGAGTCGTTCCCCAAAGTCAGCTATGTAAACAGCGAGAAGCTGTGGGAAATCTTGCAAGAGTTAAGCCTGGATGGCAAAAACCACAGCCCAGCCTTATCTGCAAGACCCCCACTTGGCAACCAGGGCACCTCAGGCGAGCAGGGAGAAACACGGGTGGGCCAGGAGGGCTACCCAGGCATCCACACACCCCTCAGCCCCTACCTGGTAAGGCATCAGCGGAGGATCCCATTGCCCCCTGCCTCCGCGCGCTTCCCTGGACACGTATCCCCTCgtgccagctgcagggtgaAGGAGGTGGGCAGCTGGGTCCGTGGGGAGTCAGCACACAACTCCCTGGGAACGGGAGGGGACATGGCTGGCAGAGGGCTCCTTCACCGCCCGGCACCATCCCCTGCAGCCATGCCAAGGGAGGCCAGCCTGCGGCCAGAGGGGTGGCTGGGATGGCCCGAGTCGCAGGGTGCTTCATCGTGCATCCCGCaggagcagcggcggcggcagggCGCCCCGAGGGGCCCCGCTGAGCCCTCCCTGCGCTCGCTGTACTATTACCCAGactctgactccagcagcagcagctccgagATGTTTCACGGCTGCCACCGACCCTGCTGCGAGGTTTGCTTCCAGAGCCCACGTGGCTCcctggacagcagcagcacggacacggacacagaGCCCAGTGACTGTGAGGAGCACCAGACAGAGCACCACGGCAGACCCCAGCCTGTGGTGAATTTCAAAGACGATCTAAAACCTACGTTTGTGTGA